Proteins from one Coturnix japonica isolate 7356 chromosome 5, Coturnix japonica 2.1, whole genome shotgun sequence genomic window:
- the CD59 gene encoding CD59 glycoprotein yields the protein MIKMNCVLLTACIVLLAFSSSGYALRCYHCENSPSLCKTNSTCLSNEDTCLQMRFGKLRTSSCWKLSQCNMNDIAVYYQLDNFEYFCCQQDLCNEGTVTGVNKAAFSIASVMAMLWMLL from the exons ATGATCAAGATGAATTGTGTCCTGCTAACCGCCTGCATTGTTCTGCTCGCTTTCTCTAGTTCTG GCTATGCCCTGAGGTGCTATCACTGTGAGAACAGCCCTTCATTGTGCAAGACCAACAGCACTTGCTTATCAAATGAAGACACTTGCTTGCAAATGAGATTTG gtaaATTGAGAACGTCCTCCTGCTGGAAGTTGTCTCAGTGCAATATGAATGATATTGCTGTATACTACCAGTTGGATAATTTTGAATACTTTTGCTGCCAACAAGATTTGTGCAATGAGGGCACGGTTACCGGGGTTAACAAGGCAGCTTTCAGTATTGCCTCTGTAATGGCCATGTTATGGATGCTTCTGTAG